ACAGGCCGCGCTGGCCGAAATACAGTCATTGGATTATCCCAAACCCAAGCCTGACTTTTGGCTAAAATGGCAGACAATCCCGTGTTTTCACCCGATATGCGCGATATCTTCCCTGGGCATGCGAAAAGGCGGAAAGCGTCTTGCCTAGCGAGCAAGGCGGCTTCCCAGCCCCGCCGCGCCTGGAGCCTGGGCATCAGCCTGCTTTTGGCAAGCGCGGCAGCGTTTGCCTCTCCGCCGCTCAAGAACTGGTTTGGCGACCCGTTTTTCCAGGCGCGCGGCCGGATAGCCGGCTGCCCGATGCCGCGGGGGCCGTTCGCCACCGAGGCGGAAATGAAACAGCAGGCGCATTCGCGGATCGAACGCGGCACCAGCTGCTGGCTGGCCGGGCAGTGCGCCAAACCCAATGCCTATCTGTACGATGCCGACATCGCCGCCGATCTGCGCCGCCGCTTCGCCC
This genomic window from Chromobacterium phragmitis contains:
- a CDS encoding BON domain-containing protein, encoding MASAAAFASPPLKNWFGDPFFQARGRIAGCPMPRGPFATEAEMKQQAHSRIERGTSCWLAGQCAKPNAYLYDADIAADLRRRFAHSRRFSDASLWLTVQRRFVYVEGCIRSWRAAAGMEAFIKRTPNVQLVVANLIVGVGKPNYPAMPTQ